The Pseudomonas sp. G2-4 genome window below encodes:
- a CDS encoding CmpA/NrtA family ABC transporter substrate-binding protein, which translates to MNEVPANPLAWVNGSDAPEKSAINLGFMALSDCAPVVVAATQGFAQPYGLTLNLKRQTSWANLRDKLVSGEIDAAHSLYGLIYAVHLGIGGVAPTDMAVLMGLNQNGQSINLSHGLQAQGVTSPEALEQHVHQTRPKLTFAQTFPTGTHAMWLYYWLAAQGIHPLSDVDSVVVPPPQMIAHLQAGRIDGFCVGEPWCASAVKQNLGFTLATTQTIWPDHPEKVLGCTRAFVEQYPNTARALVMAILEASRFIEQSSENRRSTAQLLSAPEYLDAPLDCIEPRLLGIYADGLGNSWQDPHAMRFHGNGEVNLPYLSDGMWFMTQFRRWGLLREDPDYLVVARDVQQLKLYREASGALDIASPPEDMRSSQLIDGTTWDGSDPAKYARSFKLHALSDAAPLFASR; encoded by the coding sequence ATGAATGAAGTTCCAGCCAACCCCCTGGCTTGGGTCAATGGCAGCGATGCCCCGGAAAAGAGCGCGATCAACCTGGGCTTCATGGCCTTGAGTGACTGCGCCCCAGTCGTGGTGGCCGCCACCCAGGGCTTCGCCCAACCCTACGGCCTGACCCTGAACCTCAAGCGCCAGACGTCCTGGGCCAACCTGCGGGACAAGCTGGTCAGCGGTGAAATCGATGCCGCCCACAGCCTGTACGGCTTGATCTACGCCGTGCACTTGGGCATCGGCGGTGTCGCACCGACCGACATGGCCGTGCTGATGGGCCTGAACCAGAATGGCCAGAGCATCAACCTGTCCCATGGTTTGCAGGCCCAAGGCGTGACCAGTCCTGAGGCACTGGAACAGCATGTGCACCAAACTCGCCCGAAACTGACCTTCGCCCAGACCTTCCCCACCGGCACCCACGCCATGTGGCTCTATTACTGGCTCGCCGCCCAGGGCATCCATCCGTTGTCGGATGTCGACAGCGTGGTGGTGCCACCGCCACAAATGATCGCGCACCTGCAAGCCGGGCGTATCGACGGCTTTTGCGTCGGCGAGCCTTGGTGCGCCAGCGCAGTGAAGCAGAACCTGGGGTTCACCCTGGCGACCACCCAGACCATCTGGCCCGATCACCCGGAAAAAGTCCTGGGCTGCACCCGCGCATTCGTCGAGCAGTACCCCAATACCGCCCGGGCCCTGGTGATGGCGATCCTCGAAGCCAGCCGCTTCATCGAACAAAGCAGCGAAAACCGTCGCAGCACCGCGCAACTGTTGAGCGCACCTGAATACCTCGACGCACCACTGGACTGCATTGAGCCCCGGTTGCTGGGGATCTACGCCGATGGCTTGGGCAACAGTTGGCAGGATCCCCACGCCATGCGCTTCCACGGCAATGGCGAGGTAAACCTGCCGTATTTGTCCGACGGCATGTGGTTCATGACCCAGTTCCGCCGCTGGGGCCTGTTGCGCGAAGACCCGGATTACCTGGTCGTGGCTCGGGACGTCCAGCAGCTCAAACTGTACCGTGAAGCCTCTGGAGCACTGGACATCGCGTCACCACCCGAGGACATGCGCAGCAGCCAGTTGATCGACGGCACCACCTGGGACGGTTCGGACCCGGCCAAATATGCCCGTAGCTTCAAACTGCACGCATTGAGCGATGCGGCTCCCCTTTTCGCCAGCCGCTGA
- a CDS encoding helix-turn-helix domain-containing protein, with product MQDQSFRSTAFPELRERVLHLRVGQSPVHLEAARSGLSYCLPAGWEGLVVLSDSLRFSGGERHVLPVCEASLVKLQAFLDMSDAFAEQQVDVAPWALLPVAEQVVRSQERLERWYIGQAMSGAGIYHAVANLLRHQESYGLVRFLLEQGTHSEKLNTLAQRYGVSVSHFRRLCQQALGSAAKPVLRGWRTAQALLNMSLQDGSLTDVALEFGFASSSHFSKEVRELVGFAPSSLADITYLPGK from the coding sequence GTGCAGGACCAATCATTTCGCTCCACGGCATTTCCTGAGCTGCGCGAGCGCGTGCTGCACCTGCGTGTTGGTCAAAGTCCAGTGCATCTGGAGGCCGCACGGTCGGGTCTCAGCTATTGCCTGCCGGCCGGTTGGGAAGGGCTGGTGGTACTGAGCGATTCACTGCGCTTCAGCGGTGGCGAGCGACACGTATTGCCGGTGTGTGAAGCGTCGCTGGTGAAGTTGCAAGCGTTTCTCGATATGAGCGATGCCTTCGCCGAGCAACAGGTCGACGTTGCACCGTGGGCGCTGTTGCCGGTGGCGGAGCAAGTCGTTCGATCCCAGGAACGGCTTGAGCGCTGGTACATCGGCCAGGCGATGAGCGGTGCCGGGATCTATCACGCTGTCGCCAACCTGCTGCGTCACCAGGAGAGTTACGGGCTCGTGCGGTTTCTGCTGGAACAAGGCACCCACAGCGAAAAACTCAACACGCTGGCCCAGCGCTACGGCGTGTCGGTTTCGCATTTTCGGCGGCTGTGCCAACAGGCCCTGGGTAGCGCGGCCAAACCGGTGCTGCGCGGCTGGCGCACGGCCCAGGCGCTGTTGAACATGAGCCTTCAGGACGGCTCGCTGACCGACGTGGCGCTGGAGTTCGGCTTTGCCTCTTCTTCGCATTTCTCCAAGGAAGTCCGCGAGCTGGTGGGCTTCGCGCCCAGCAGCCTGGCTGATATCACCTACCTGCCAGGCAAGTGA